A portion of the Stigmatella aurantiaca DW4/3-1 genome contains these proteins:
- a CDS encoding chemotaxis protein CheW: protein MAETPTTPAEAHARRTSVQQRLSLLEGELQQLRQELTHLDGELRLPGLFLTLEVAGAQALLPTEVVQEVVRLVEIQPLPGAPAHVAGAFVYRGTSAIVVDLAVLLGVRREPEMDAHLVVCSGARTVALLVDRVRDIVETPALVEGDAAGAHRSPWDTTGLMGGLCRLPEGGLLPLLRTTLLLATPEGT, encoded by the coding sequence ATGGCCGAAACCCCCACAACTCCAGCCGAAGCCCACGCACGCCGTACCTCCGTTCAGCAGCGGCTGTCGCTGCTGGAAGGGGAGTTGCAGCAACTGCGGCAGGAACTGACCCACCTCGACGGGGAGCTGCGGCTGCCAGGGCTCTTCCTCACGCTGGAGGTTGCAGGCGCCCAGGCGCTGTTGCCCACCGAGGTGGTCCAGGAAGTGGTTCGGCTGGTGGAAATCCAGCCCTTGCCCGGTGCGCCTGCCCACGTGGCGGGTGCGTTCGTCTACCGGGGCACGTCCGCCATCGTGGTGGATCTGGCCGTGCTGCTGGGCGTCCGCCGGGAGCCGGAGATGGATGCGCACCTGGTGGTCTGCTCGGGGGCGCGCACGGTGGCGCTGCTGGTGGACCGGGTCCGGGACATCGTCGAGACGCCCGCCCTCGTGGAAGGGGATGCCGCCGGAGCGCACCGCTCGCCGTGGGACACGACCGGACTGATGGGCGGCTTGTGCCGGCTTCCCGAAGGCGGGTTGCTCCCCTTGCTGCGGACCACGCTCCTGCTGGCCACTCCGGAGGGGACGTGA